In a genomic window of Chryseobacterium sp. G0162:
- a CDS encoding HAD family hydrolase — translation MNNHTTTIAFDADDTLWINEPYFQEAEKEFCILLEDYLPQHSVSQELFATEMKNLHLYGYGVKGFMLCMVETIGRVSNNTASLQLVNKAIELGQELLQKPIELLDGVTETLESLKGKYRLVVATKGDLLDQERKLKNSGLQNYFHHIEIMSDKKEHDYKKLLKHLDCQPENFLMLGNSIKSDILPVLEIGGSAAHIPYHVTWDHEQHDVNLDHENFMELKSINEILQFI, via the coding sequence ATGAATAATCATACTACAACAATAGCCTTTGACGCAGATGACACTCTTTGGATCAATGAACCTTACTTTCAGGAAGCAGAAAAGGAGTTTTGTATATTACTTGAAGATTATCTTCCTCAGCATTCTGTCTCCCAGGAACTCTTTGCAACAGAGATGAAAAACCTTCATCTATATGGATATGGAGTAAAAGGATTTATGCTCTGTATGGTTGAGACTATTGGAAGAGTATCAAATAATACAGCATCCTTACAATTGGTTAATAAAGCCATTGAATTAGGTCAGGAACTTCTCCAAAAACCGATTGAATTATTAGATGGAGTCACAGAAACGCTTGAAAGTCTGAAAGGAAAATACAGGCTCGTTGTGGCTACAAAAGGAGATTTACTAGATCAGGAACGTAAGTTGAAAAATTCAGGATTACAGAACTATTTCCATCATATTGAAATCATGAGTGATAAAAAGGAACATGATTATAAAAAACTGCTAAAGCATCTTGATTGTCAGCCGGAAAATTTCCTTATGCTTGGAAATTCTATCAAGTCAGATATCTTACCTGTACTGGAAATCGGCGGATCAGCAGCTCATATTCCTTATCATGTTACCTGGGACCATGAGCAGCATGACGTGAATCTTGATCATGAAAACTTTATGGAATTGAAAAGTATTAATGAGATCTTACAATTTATTTAA
- a CDS encoding Crp/Fnr family transcriptional regulator, producing MLRTNQSFLSHLEALYQKQRVGNIILESFSKGQKLLIQDHSVSKVMLIKEGITKCYFEEENGKEYIVEFLGSGEILGEVELIKNIPCLCGIEALTEVVVYTIRLPYFNKLMQTDLILNNLLLNSFAERIINTTSRASYQQLYTVEHTLTQLLKMQSKQNILISKEDMAAYLGITVRSLNRILKDLN from the coding sequence ATGTTACGAACGAATCAGTCATTTTTAAGCCATCTTGAAGCACTTTACCAAAAACAAAGGGTGGGGAATATTATCCTGGAATCATTCTCCAAAGGGCAGAAATTATTGATTCAGGATCATTCCGTTTCTAAGGTCATGTTAATTAAAGAAGGGATTACAAAATGCTACTTTGAAGAAGAGAACGGAAAAGAATATATCGTTGAATTTCTGGGAAGCGGCGAGATCTTAGGAGAAGTGGAACTGATCAAAAATATTCCTTGTCTGTGCGGGATTGAAGCATTAACGGAAGTTGTAGTGTACACCATAAGGCTGCCTTATTTCAATAAATTGATGCAGACAGATCTTATCCTGAATAACTTGTTACTAAATTCTTTTGCGGAACGTATTATTAATACCACTAGCAGAGCTTCTTATCAACAGCTTTATACAGTAGAGCATACTTTGACACAGCTACTTAAAATGCAGTCTAAACAAAATATCCTGATTTCCAAAGAAGATATGGCTGCGTATTTAGGAATCACAGTGAGAAGCCTGAACAGGATCTTGAAAGATTTGAATTAA
- the era gene encoding GTPase Era yields the protein MHKAGFVNIVGKPNAGKSTLLNQLMGEKLAIVTQKAQTTRHRIFGIYNEEDLQIVFSDTPGVLDPKYGLQEKMMDFVKDSLQDADVFLFIVDVTDKAEPSEFLIDKLNKIPVPVLLLLNKVDQTDQAGLEKLVEDWHNKIPKAEILPISALNAFNTEVILPKLKSLLPENPPYYDKDQYTDKPERFFVNEAIREKILLNYDKEIPYSVEVVTEQFKEKEGIIFIDSIIYVERDTQKGIIIGHKGEAIKKVGTEARLDLEKFFSKKIHLNLFVKVKKDWRKNDRDLKNFGYR from the coding sequence ATGCACAAAGCTGGATTTGTAAACATAGTTGGAAAGCCCAATGCGGGAAAATCAACACTTCTAAACCAATTAATGGGAGAGAAATTGGCGATTGTAACGCAGAAAGCCCAGACAACCCGTCACAGAATTTTTGGTATTTATAATGAAGAGGACCTTCAGATCGTATTTTCCGATACTCCGGGAGTATTGGATCCTAAATATGGATTGCAGGAAAAAATGATGGATTTTGTAAAGGATTCCCTTCAGGATGCCGATGTATTCCTGTTTATTGTTGATGTAACGGACAAAGCTGAACCTTCCGAGTTCTTAATTGATAAATTAAATAAAATCCCTGTTCCTGTCCTTTTGTTATTAAATAAAGTAGATCAGACTGATCAGGCAGGACTTGAAAAATTAGTAGAAGATTGGCACAATAAGATTCCAAAAGCGGAAATTCTTCCTATTTCTGCTCTTAATGCCTTTAATACTGAGGTTATTTTACCTAAGCTAAAATCTTTATTGCCTGAGAACCCACCTTATTATGATAAGGATCAGTATACAGATAAACCAGAAAGATTCTTTGTAAACGAGGCCATTCGTGAGAAAATTCTTTTGAATTATGATAAAGAAATTCCATATTCTGTGGAAGTAGTGACTGAGCAGTTCAAAGAAAAAGAAGGTATTATCTTCATTGATTCTATCATTTATGTGGAAAGAGATACCCAAAAGGGAATTATTATCGGACATAAAGGAGAGGCTATCAAAAAAGTAGGTACAGAAGCAAGATTAGACCTGGAGAAGTTCTTTTCTAAGAAAATTCACTTAAATTTATTTGTTAAGGTGAAAAAAGACTGGAGAAAGAATGACAGAGATCTTAAGAATTTTGGTTACAGATAG
- a CDS encoding Crp/Fnr family transcriptional regulator: MNIDQILDQIYTLPEDSKNSLKTYISEVSHPKGYCLMEADKVIPYVYFIRKGIARAYSSTSDNDITFWFGSEGQCVLSMKSYVEDKPGYESIELLEDCDLYRLETENLKKLFNEDIHIANWGRKLAELEMIKSEELIISRQFKTSLERYKDIIQYQPELLKRVQLGYIASYLGITQVSLSRIRAEIK, translated from the coding sequence ATGAATATAGACCAGATTCTTGACCAGATTTATACACTCCCTGAAGACTCGAAAAATAGTTTAAAAACCTATATCTCTGAAGTTTCCCATCCCAAAGGATACTGTTTGATGGAAGCAGATAAGGTTATCCCTTACGTTTATTTTATCCGTAAAGGAATTGCCCGTGCCTACTCTTCTACTTCAGATAATGATATTACGTTCTGGTTCGGCAGTGAAGGTCAGTGCGTCCTTTCTATGAAAAGTTATGTGGAAGATAAACCAGGTTATGAAAGCATTGAACTACTGGAAGACTGTGATCTGTACAGACTTGAAACCGAAAATCTCAAAAAACTGTTTAATGAGGATATTCATATTGCCAATTGGGGTAGAAAGCTGGCGGAATTGGAAATGATAAAATCTGAAGAGCTGATTATCTCAAGACAATTTAAAACCTCACTGGAACGGTATAAAGATATTATCCAGTATCAACCGGAGTTACTCAAAAGAGTTCAGCTTGGATATATTGCCTCCTACCTTGGAATTACACAGGTGAGTCTGAGCAGAATCCGTGCGGAGATTAAGTAA
- a CDS encoding YggS family pyridoxal phosphate-dependent enzyme, whose protein sequence is MSIKENYKAIQDQLTSDVQLVAVSKTHPVSAIQEVYDLGQRVFGENKVQELMEKAPLLSQDIQWHLIGHLQTNKVKYIAPFIDTIQSVDSEKLLAEINKEAGKNNRSIKTLLQVKIAAEESKFGLEIPEAKALFQQYIDGNFPHIEITGLMGMATFTDNEAQIRKEFLTLKTLFDELNQLKPLKTLSMGMSDDFPVAIECGANSVRVGSAIFGRRDYSQ, encoded by the coding sequence ATGAGTATTAAGGAAAATTATAAAGCGATACAAGATCAGCTTACGTCAGATGTTCAACTGGTTGCCGTTTCAAAAACGCATCCGGTTTCTGCTATTCAGGAAGTCTATGATCTTGGACAAAGAGTCTTTGGAGAAAACAAAGTCCAGGAACTGATGGAAAAAGCTCCTCTCCTGTCTCAGGATATTCAATGGCATCTGATCGGACACCTGCAGACTAATAAAGTGAAGTATATCGCTCCGTTCATCGATACCATCCAAAGTGTGGATTCAGAAAAACTGTTGGCTGAAATCAACAAAGAGGCAGGTAAAAACAATAGATCTATTAAAACCTTGCTTCAGGTAAAAATTGCGGCGGAAGAAAGTAAGTTCGGGCTTGAAATTCCAGAAGCAAAAGCCCTTTTCCAACAATACATCGATGGGAATTTCCCTCACATTGAAATTACAGGATTGATGGGAATGGCCACTTTTACAGATAATGAAGCACAAATCAGAAAAGAATTTTTAACTTTAAAGACGCTTTTTGATGAATTAAATCAACTAAAACCTTTAAAAACCTTATCAATGGGAATGAGTGATGATTTCCCTGTAGCTATTGAATGTGGTGCCAACTCTGTGAGAGTGGGATCTGCAATTTTCGGAAGAAGAGACTATTCCCAATAG
- a CDS encoding sigma-54-dependent transcriptional regulator, with translation MQKILIVEDEKAISGVLHSILSDELTDYEFVIAEDGLEGYKQVEKEDFALVISDIKMPKLSGTELLKQSMVLKPETTFIMISGHADIDSAVSCLKEGAYDFISKPIDINRLITSVKNALAKESLKKENKSLQTENKTLKRKVNKKYQMIGNSPALQKIQDMIEKVAVSDARVLITGPNGAGKELVAHAIHNQSERARGPMVEVNCAAIPSELIESELFGHVKGSFTGAIKDKQGKFEQANGGTIFLDEIGDMSLIAQAKVLRALQESKVSPVGSDKEIKVDVRVIAATNKNMQKEIEEGKFREDLYHRLSVIEIYVPPLDDRKDDIKLLVEHFSGMIADEHGTAMKKFDDKAIDALKALSWTGNIRELRNVVERLIILGGNTVSESDVASFVRK, from the coding sequence ATGCAAAAAATCCTTATAGTAGAAGACGAAAAAGCAATCTCAGGAGTACTTCACAGTATTCTTTCTGACGAACTCACAGATTATGAATTTGTTATCGCCGAAGACGGCCTTGAAGGTTACAAACAGGTAGAAAAAGAAGATTTCGCGTTGGTGATCTCTGATATCAAGATGCCTAAACTTTCAGGAACCGAGCTTTTAAAGCAGAGTATGGTATTAAAACCTGAAACTACATTTATTATGATTTCAGGTCATGCTGATATTGATTCTGCCGTTTCCTGCCTGAAAGAGGGTGCATACGACTTTATTTCCAAGCCTATTGACATCAACAGGCTTATTACCAGTGTAAAGAATGCTTTAGCAAAAGAATCTCTGAAGAAAGAAAACAAAAGCCTTCAGACGGAAAACAAAACGTTAAAGAGAAAAGTCAATAAAAAATACCAGATGATCGGGAACTCTCCTGCCCTGCAGAAGATTCAGGATATGATCGAAAAGGTAGCGGTTTCTGATGCCAGAGTTTTGATTACAGGACCCAACGGTGCCGGAAAGGAATTGGTAGCTCATGCCATTCACAATCAAAGTGAGCGTGCAAGAGGACCAATGGTAGAGGTAAACTGTGCTGCTATCCCGTCTGAGCTTATTGAATCTGAACTTTTCGGACATGTGAAAGGTTCTTTCACGGGTGCTATTAAAGACAAGCAGGGGAAATTTGAACAGGCTAACGGAGGAACGATTTTCCTTGATGAGATTGGAGATATGAGCCTTATTGCTCAGGCTAAAGTATTGAGAGCCCTTCAGGAAAGTAAAGTATCTCCTGTCGGAAGCGACAAAGAGATAAAAGTTGATGTGAGAGTCATTGCAGCAACAAATAAAAATATGCAGAAAGAGATTGAGGAAGGGAAATTCAGAGAAGACCTTTACCACAGACTTTCTGTGATTGAAATTTATGTTCCGCCATTGGATGACAGAAAAGACGATATCAAATTATTGGTTGAACATTTCTCCGGTATGATTGCTGATGAGCATGGTACTGCTATGAAAAAGTTTGATGATAAAGCTATTGATGCTTTAAAAGCTCTTTCGTGGACTGGAAATATCAGGGAGCTAAGGAATGTTGTGGAAAGATTGATTATTCTTGGTGGAAATACTGTTTCTGAAAGTGACGTTGCAAGTTTTGTAAGGAAATAA
- a CDS encoding GNAT family N-acetyltransferase, producing the protein MELLKFRNAELADLNTIVAIYNSTIASRMVTADVEEVSVESKVQWFKEHNEETRPLWIVEDTDSQIVGWVSFSSFHERAAYSGTVEVSIYLDESCRGKGYGKTILQYCIDNAGKFGVNNLVALIFLHNEPSLKLFRYFGFEDWGTLPDVAILDGIERSLKILGKRIG; encoded by the coding sequence ATGGAATTACTAAAGTTCAGAAATGCCGAATTAGCCGATTTAAATACAATTGTAGCGATTTATAACTCAACCATTGCCTCAAGAATGGTGACTGCAGACGTGGAAGAAGTTTCTGTAGAGAGTAAAGTACAATGGTTCAAAGAGCATAATGAGGAGACCAGACCGCTTTGGATCGTAGAAGATACAGATAGCCAGATTGTAGGTTGGGTAAGTTTCAGTTCATTTCATGAAAGAGCAGCTTACAGTGGAACGGTGGAAGTAAGTATTTATCTGGATGAAAGCTGTAGAGGAAAAGGCTATGGTAAAACGATTCTTCAGTATTGTATTGACAATGCAGGAAAGTTTGGGGTGAATAACCTGGTAGCGCTTATTTTTCTTCATAATGAGCCAAGTCTGAAGCTATTCCGATACTTTGGATTTGAAGATTGGGGAACTCTTCCGGATGTAGCCATTTTGGATGGTATTGAACGAAGTCTGAAGATTTTAGGAAAAAGAATAGGATAA
- a CDS encoding alpha/beta hydrolase family protein, whose product MKIKLTICLLAFLNFYDAQENITYQKPSAEILKLADYERPPSVLMNNKKDWVVFTYRSTYKTLDDLNQQEMKLGGLRINPVTNIASTVTYFNNLKIRKFSDKNEVQVKNLPAGAKIAYVQFSPDEKKLTFTNTTNKGVELWLVDLESATAKKITGDILNANLGNPYLWYNDSKSLLIRTLPQNRPALIDSGKDLPTGPIVSTADGKVSQNRTYQDLLKNPQDEKNFETLVTSEVFNVDLNGTLKKVMNQDLYTGLSFSPDGNYLLSSVIKKPFSYIVPLNRFPMTTTVYDTKGNTVKVVNEIPLNEIMPKGFSSVRTGKREMTWRSDAPATLVFTEALDGGDQYKTAEYRDEIFTWDAPFAAAPKSFFKIKQRFEDIDWTNDHYALVSEEWYDTRNTKTFLVDLNNGESKVIDDRNSQDVYSDPGNFNTVKNQYGRSVIDMKGGKAYLIGDGFTKDGQHPFIDEMDIKSLKKKRLYSSNLKGAKEKIVDILNPSKGEILTTQESSSLYPNFYKKNIKSNKAEAVTHFANPFESIKDVYKEVITYKRNDGVTLTGTLYLPANYDRKAKKEKLPLLIWAYPREFKDKNTAGQSTQNDNDFTFPYYGSFVYWVTKGYAVLDNAAFPIIGEGKTEPNDTFITQLVADADAAINAVDQLGYIDKKKVAVGGHSYGAFMTANLLTHSNLFACGIARSGAYNRTLTPFGFQSEQRNYWDVPEIYNTMSPFMNANKMKTPLLLIHGDADNNPGTFTLQTERYFQALKNLGAPVRMVLLPKESHGYQAKENIFHVLWEQDQFLEKCLKK is encoded by the coding sequence ATGAAGATAAAACTGACAATTTGCCTGCTGGCATTTCTCAATTTTTATGATGCACAGGAGAATATTACTTATCAAAAACCTTCTGCTGAAATCCTGAAACTTGCAGATTACGAAAGACCGCCATCTGTCTTAATGAATAACAAAAAAGACTGGGTAGTTTTTACCTATCGTTCAACATATAAGACGTTGGATGATCTTAATCAACAGGAAATGAAACTGGGTGGATTAAGAATCAATCCGGTTACAAATATTGCCAGTACGGTAACCTATTTTAACAATCTTAAAATAAGAAAGTTCAGTGATAAAAATGAAGTTCAGGTAAAGAATTTGCCTGCAGGAGCTAAAATTGCTTATGTTCAGTTTTCACCAGACGAAAAGAAACTGACTTTTACCAATACCACAAACAAAGGAGTAGAATTATGGCTTGTAGACCTGGAATCTGCTACAGCCAAAAAGATTACAGGAGATATCCTGAATGCCAATTTAGGAAACCCATATCTTTGGTATAATGATTCCAAAAGTCTTCTTATTAGAACGCTGCCTCAAAACAGACCTGCTCTGATTGATTCAGGAAAAGACCTGCCTACAGGACCCATTGTTTCTACAGCAGATGGAAAAGTCTCCCAAAATAGAACATACCAGGATCTTTTAAAGAATCCTCAGGATGAAAAGAACTTTGAAACATTAGTAACCTCTGAAGTCTTCAACGTAGATCTTAATGGTACTCTTAAAAAGGTAATGAACCAGGATTTGTACACAGGATTAAGTTTTTCCCCGGATGGAAATTACCTGCTGTCTTCAGTCATTAAAAAGCCATTTTCTTATATCGTCCCGTTAAACAGGTTTCCTATGACTACAACGGTATATGACACGAAAGGAAATACTGTAAAAGTTGTGAATGAAATTCCTTTGAATGAAATTATGCCTAAAGGATTTTCATCTGTAAGAACAGGAAAAAGAGAAATGACTTGGAGAAGTGATGCTCCGGCGACTTTAGTTTTTACAGAAGCCCTTGACGGTGGAGATCAATATAAAACTGCAGAATACAGAGATGAAATCTTTACCTGGGATGCACCGTTTGCAGCAGCTCCTAAATCATTCTTCAAAATCAAACAGAGATTTGAGGATATAGATTGGACGAATGACCACTATGCGTTAGTATCTGAAGAATGGTATGATACCAGAAATACCAAAACTTTCCTGGTTGATCTTAACAATGGAGAATCAAAGGTTATAGATGATAGAAACTCTCAGGATGTATATAGTGATCCAGGAAATTTCAACACTGTGAAAAACCAATACGGTAGATCCGTTATCGATATGAAAGGCGGAAAGGCATATCTGATCGGGGATGGGTTTACAAAAGATGGGCAGCATCCGTTTATTGATGAAATGGATATCAAGTCATTGAAGAAAAAAAGACTTTATTCTTCTAACCTTAAAGGGGCTAAAGAAAAGATTGTGGATATTTTAAATCCTTCAAAAGGAGAGATCTTAACAACACAAGAATCATCCAGTCTATATCCGAACTTCTATAAAAAGAATATTAAGTCTAATAAAGCTGAAGCAGTAACTCACTTTGCCAATCCTTTTGAAAGCATTAAAGATGTCTATAAAGAAGTTATTACTTATAAAAGAAATGATGGTGTTACATTGACGGGAACTCTTTATTTGCCGGCAAACTATGACAGAAAGGCAAAGAAAGAAAAATTACCTTTACTGATCTGGGCTTATCCAAGAGAATTTAAAGATAAGAATACAGCGGGACAGAGTACTCAGAATGATAACGACTTTACTTTCCCATATTACGGCTCTTTCGTGTATTGGGTGACTAAAGGATATGCTGTTTTAGATAATGCTGCATTCCCGATTATCGGAGAAGGAAAAACAGAACCCAATGATACCTTTATTACACAACTGGTAGCCGATGCTGATGCGGCAATTAATGCTGTAGATCAATTGGGGTATATTGATAAAAAGAAAGTTGCTGTTGGAGGTCACTCTTATGGAGCATTTATGACAGCTAACTTATTAACACATTCTAATCTTTTTGCTTGTGGTATTGCACGAAGTGGTGCTTATAACAGAACGTTAACACCATTTGGATTTCAGAGTGAGCAAAGAAATTACTGGGATGTTCCGGAGATCTACAACACCATGTCTCCGTTTATGAATGCAAACAAAATGAAAACCCCTTTGCTTCTGATTCACGGTGATGCAGATAACAACCCGGGAACCTTTACCTTACAGACGGAAAGATATTTCCAGGCTTTGAAAAACCTTGGAGCACCGGTAAGAATGGTTCTTCTTCCAAAAGAGTCACACGGATACCAGGCCAAAGAGAATATATTCCACGTTTTATGGGAACAGGATCAGTTCCTTGAAAAATGTCTGAAAAAATAA
- a CDS encoding MATE family efflux transporter, whose translation MKFLNKNYTKECLTLALPVMLTQVGQVSVNLFDNIIVGKLLGADALASVSLGNAVFFSIFVLALGFSFAIPPLVSEAHSKHDHDTINSVFSHGFVINMTVGILLMVILLLGMPLLYHSGQPAKIIPDTVDFLSIMVISMIPFMAFQTLREVSEGLSYTIGVTKATIIANIINIVLNYVFIKGLWGFPPMGVKGSALATLISRIFMVVFLYFVLLKEKRTRRYIKDFSLKIQSFSKAMFNKMVRLGLPTALQMFFEVTAFAGAAFICGLISAHDIASHQIALSMASFTFNLCVGFSVASTVMIGRKLGEQNFVELRKVGINNLKIAFIFMCICGLVFILGRNILPTFFTKKEEVEVITLASKLMIIAALFQLSDGIQVTALGMLRGLQDVKIPSIYTFIAYWVITIPLGYFFCVTLEMGAFGMWIALGLGLTVSAVFLVKRFLNMSAKRIKQNT comes from the coding sequence ATGAAATTTTTAAACAAAAACTACACAAAAGAATGCCTGACTTTGGCTCTACCTGTAATGCTTACCCAGGTAGGGCAAGTTTCAGTGAATTTATTCGACAATATTATTGTCGGGAAACTTTTAGGCGCTGATGCTTTGGCGTCTGTTTCATTAGGTAATGCCGTGTTCTTCTCCATATTTGTATTGGCCCTTGGATTTTCATTTGCCATACCACCATTGGTTTCAGAAGCACATTCAAAGCATGATCATGATACGATTAACTCTGTGTTCAGTCATGGTTTTGTAATTAATATGACGGTGGGAATATTGCTTATGGTTATTCTTTTATTGGGAATGCCCCTGCTCTACCACTCAGGACAGCCAGCAAAGATTATTCCTGATACGGTAGACTTCTTAAGCATTATGGTCATCAGTATGATTCCATTTATGGCCTTTCAGACCCTTCGTGAGGTTTCTGAAGGTCTTTCGTACACTATTGGAGTAACTAAGGCGACCATTATTGCCAACATTATCAATATTGTCTTAAACTATGTATTCATCAAAGGACTTTGGGGATTTCCTCCAATGGGTGTAAAAGGATCTGCATTAGCAACCTTAATATCCAGAATTTTCATGGTTGTCTTCCTTTATTTTGTATTGCTGAAGGAAAAGAGAACAAGACGTTATATCAAGGATTTTTCGCTAAAAATTCAAAGCTTCTCAAAAGCAATGTTTAATAAAATGGTACGACTTGGATTACCTACCGCATTGCAGATGTTCTTTGAGGTAACTGCTTTTGCCGGTGCAGCATTCATCTGCGGATTAATTTCTGCACATGATATTGCCTCTCACCAGATTGCTTTGAGTATGGCTTCGTTCACCTTCAACCTTTGCGTTGGATTTAGTGTGGCTTCTACGGTAATGATTGGAAGAAAACTGGGTGAACAAAACTTTGTTGAGCTAAGAAAAGTCGGGATTAATAACCTAAAGATTGCTTTTATCTTTATGTGTATCTGTGGATTGGTTTTTATCCTGGGACGAAACATACTGCCAACATTCTTCACGAAAAAAGAAGAGGTTGAAGTAATCACCCTGGCTTCCAAATTGATGATTATTGCGGCTTTATTCCAGCTTTCAGATGGTATCCAGGTAACAGCTTTAGGAATGCTGAGAGGGCTACAGGATGTGAAGATCCCGTCAATCTATACTTTTATTGCCTATTGGGTGATTACGATTCCTTTAGGCTATTTCTTCTGTGTAACATTGGAAATGGGAGCTTTCGGAATGTGGATCGCTCTTGGATTAGGATTAACGGTTTCTGCCGTCTTCCTCGTTAAACGATTCCTGAATATGTCTGCTAAACGAATTAAGCAGAATACATAA
- a CDS encoding DoxX family protein, whose product MNYNNSNSSSIPKDIILLAVRVFVGFAMLSHGYPKLQMLLAGGKIEFFDFLGMGPQITLILTVLAEFVCSILLILGLFTRVALGFLIFTMVIAGFVVHGADPFEKREMSLIYLSVYLLLMIIGAGKVSVDHMIERRKRASDW is encoded by the coding sequence ATGAACTACAATAATTCAAATTCGAGCTCAATACCTAAAGATATTATTTTATTAGCAGTAAGAGTATTTGTTGGTTTTGCAATGCTTTCTCATGGATATCCAAAACTTCAGATGCTGTTGGCGGGTGGAAAAATTGAATTTTTTGACTTCCTGGGAATGGGACCGCAAATTACCCTGATCCTTACAGTACTTGCTGAGTTTGTTTGTTCAATTCTGCTGATATTAGGGCTTTTTACGAGAGTTGCCTTAGGTTTCTTGATCTTTACAATGGTCATTGCCGGATTTGTAGTTCATGGAGCAGATCCTTTTGAAAAAAGAGAGATGAGTCTTATCTATCTTTCTGTATATCTTCTTCTGATGATTATCGGAGCCGGAAAAGTTTCTGTAGATCATATGATTGAAAGAAGAAAAAGAGCTTCAGATTGGTAA
- a CDS encoding class I SAM-dependent methyltransferase: protein MKKITKLLLNKIPRPMLIKMSIWARPLIYQFFKGDEFYDPIDGRSYRKFLPYGYGKQRENALSPGTLSLERHRQMWLYLQNETDFFIKNYKVLHIAPEQEFLRKFKRMSNLNYISADLYSPIVDVKADILDLPFENDSFDIVFCNHVLEHIEDDAKAMSELYRVMKPGGWGILQVPMKNSLATTYEDFTIKDPKERQKHFGQYDHVRWYGMDYFDRLRNAGFETDINFYSQKFSEEEIKKYGLRSNEILPLVFKK, encoded by the coding sequence ATGAAGAAGATAACTAAGCTTTTACTGAATAAAATTCCACGTCCCATGCTTATTAAAATGAGCATTTGGGCAAGACCGCTTATTTATCAGTTTTTCAAAGGAGATGAGTTTTATGATCCCATTGATGGAAGGTCATATCGAAAGTTTTTGCCTTATGGCTATGGGAAACAAAGAGAGAATGCTCTTTCTCCGGGAACCTTGAGTCTGGAGAGACATCGCCAGATGTGGCTGTATCTTCAGAACGAAACCGATTTTTTCATTAAAAATTATAAAGTACTACATATTGCTCCCGAACAGGAATTTTTGAGAAAATTCAAGAGAATGAGTAATCTGAATTATATTTCGGCAGACTTATATTCTCCTATTGTAGATGTGAAGGCTGATATTCTTGATTTACCTTTCGAGAACGACAGCTTTGATATTGTTTTCTGTAACCATGTTCTGGAACACATTGAAGACGATGCAAAAGCAATGAGCGAATTGTACAGGGTAATGAAACCCGGAGGATGGGGAATTCTTCAGGTTCCGATGAAAAATTCACTGGCAACAACCTATGAAGATTTTACCATCAAAGATCCGAAAGAACGCCAGAAACATTTTGGTCAATACGATCATGTACGCTGGTACGGAATGGATTATTTTGACCGTTTAAGAAATGCAGGATTTGAAACAGATATCAATTTCTATTCGCAGAAATTTTCAGAAGAAGAAATAAAGAAATATGGGTTAAGAAGCAATGAAATCTTACCCTTAGTCTTCAAAAAATAA
- a CDS encoding DMT family transporter codes for MNWIILVIAGLFEVAFASCLGKAKETSGTEMYLWYTGFLITMTISMLLLIKATQTLPIGTAYAVWTGIGAVGTALMGIIFFKDPVSFWRVFFIVTLIGSVVGLKAVSSSH; via the coding sequence ATGAATTGGATAATATTAGTTATCGCAGGATTATTTGAGGTTGCCTTTGCCTCTTGTTTAGGAAAGGCAAAAGAAACATCAGGGACGGAAATGTATCTTTGGTACACCGGTTTTCTGATAACGATGACTATCAGTATGCTTCTTCTGATCAAAGCTACGCAAACATTACCTATTGGTACTGCTTATGCGGTATGGACAGGAATTGGAGCGGTAGGAACAGCTTTAATGGGAATTATCTTCTTTAAAGACCCTGTAAGTTTCTGGAGAGTATTTTTTATTGTAACACTTATTGGATCAGTTGTAGGTTTAAAAGCTGTTTCTTCATCACATTAA